From the genome of Trichosurus vulpecula isolate mTriVul1 chromosome X, mTriVul1.pri, whole genome shotgun sequence:
TCAGTGAGACATCTGCAGTCTCCATatcctggattctagtcctactATCTCTTAGTGCTAACAAGACATATTCACTTATCTGGCCTATTGCCAACTGACATCTCCCAAATTGGACTCTCAAACGTGCTCCTGCTCAGGGCTCCAGCCTCAACTCAAGGCCCTGCCACTAACTCCAGGGGATGgcttgggtgacaaagaagagaatgaagctTCCTGGAGCAGACTGCCATAGCCCCAGGGGTATAGGAACGCCCTTGTGGAGCATCAAGATGTGGTCCAGTGGGGCATGGCACATAGGGGGGGTAAGCTTAGAATGCAGGGAGACTTGGCCTACTTTTCTAGTTTGGCTCTCAGGAAAGGGCCAaccttctttgcttttcttctataGCTTGTTTTTGCTTCCCACTTCTAAGACTTTATCTGGTCTCTTTGGTTTGGGGAGGTCTGCCAGTTTTCCTCACCTATTTTCTGATCCATAGCTTGTATCTATACATATCTGGACCCATCATCAACTGGTTTCTGGTTCATAAAAGCAAATAGAAATGATATTTTGTTAAAAACATGGAGTTACCAGAAACTatgacattaaaaacaaacaatccCCTCAGCACAACCAGAATGTAGTTTTTGAAAACACATTTAAAGAGAACTtaagaaggttttttttctttttttgcaggggggaaggcagggcaattggggttaagtgacttgccgaaggtcacacagccagtatgtcaagtgtctgaggctggatttgaactcaggtcctcagagccggtgctctactcactgcgccacctagctgccccacttaaGGTTTTAAACTGGTATAAAGATGAAGGAGTGCCTTTGTGGGAGAAAGTATGGGTCCTTGAATTATTGAGGTGAGTAGAGAGAGGACTGGCAGCTATGCAGGGGAATAAACTGAAAGAGACAAGAATCAGAAATAACAGTAAAGGACATTTTTATGGCACTTTTTAAAGATCAGCAAAGCCCTTTATATACGTGATCTCAGATGCtcctcagaacaaccttgtgaggtaggtgccaatTAAGTAAGCTTTGTCAAGGACCTGATACGTGCTACACACATTTCATCACTATTTTAggaatgaggaaacggaggctcgCGGAGATTTAGTAACTGGCCAGAAGCTGGCTAAATGTAAGGGGCAGAATTAGAGCCTGGGGTCTCttcactccaagttcagcactcagTATGAGAGGTGTTCCAGAACTCTTAGTACAGCTTTAAACTGCTTCTCTGCAATATACTGAGTTTATCCAAGAAAAGAGAAACACTGGGGAAGTTGGGTGTGTGTTGCCCTTGATTACCAGTGTGCTGTGAAGAAATACATGTGGACTACAAGAAGATGCAGGAGGAGAcggtgcagtggacagaggagGATGACGCCATGGGGCTGGAGATTGGGGGACCACTTCCTGGGAAGCCTTGTTCAGCAATGGTTGGTTCTTTGATACTGTGTGTGGAATAAAATGGGACTCAAGAAAGAACGTGGACTGAGCTGAGGTAACCCAGATGAAACCTGGGTTGGGGGCATGCTTGTAGACTCCAGGTATCTGAAGGGGTCTTATATGGATGAGggattcaattttgtttttttttgcttagcGCCAAAGGTCAGAATTAAGAGAGGTGGGCAGAATAAGATGTTAGGAAAGACTGCTTACTAATTTGAGCTGCCcaaagtggaagggaagaggagagcttTGCTTCCTTGGAGTGCTTCCAGCAGAGGCTGAATGGCTACTTGTGGGGACTTTTGTAGGCCATTCTTGCTCCGACCTTGGAATAAGCGGCCTCTGAGGACCTGAGGCACTGCGATTTTGTGTTTGCaagaagacaaaacaaagaacaTGGGCTGGGCTAATCTACTGAAATTATTACATGGTGCTTGAACTCAGGCCTCAATTCTGTGGCAAGCTGTCAtatagaagagaaattagaggtaTTCTGGGAAAGAATTAGTTTGAGAAAGCTGTCCCCAAGTGGCCTTGAGAGCTGGtggctttccccctccccatgggCCTTGCTCACCAACAATGACCTCCACAACGGCCTCTACAAGTAGCCGTTCCGCCCCTGCAGAAAGCATTCCCGGGAGTGGAAGCCCTCCTCCTCCGCAGGGAGCTCCTTCCACCTTGGGGCACCCTACCCCCCGTGGAGCCTGACAGAACTCTGGGGGCAGGGGTTGGGCTCGGGGTCTCGAGGTTCTGTTGTTAGTGACCGTCACTTCAGGGGAGCAGCCCTTGACAACGGGGCGGGGTCTCTCTCCCCCCAACATTCCAGCACCTTTCATTGGTGTGTTGGCCTATTCGTCACCGGGGGGCAACCAATGGGGGGGATTCCTGCGGGCCTTACCTGTTGCCCTAGGGAACCAAGCTCAGTTGGCTTAGGTGGCGGCGTTGGGGCGGTCACCTCTCTAGCACTCTCTCGCTCCCAGGAGCTATCGCACCCCAGTCCAATTTGAAGGGGGGCAACCCCGCACCCAAACGCGGCTCTGTGGCCCAGGCGAGTACCCCACCGCCCAGGCCCGGAGCATGAGCGTCCGGTGGGCCGGGGCAGGGCGGCGTCGCCAACGCCTCCGTCCCCACCGCTGGCCGCTGGCCATGGGGCCCCGGCTCCTGCTGCTCGTGCTGCTCTGCAAGGGCTGGCCCTGGGCCTGGGCCTCCGAAGCGCCAATGCCTGCCACGCTGCCGCCGCCGCCTTCGGCCCGGGGCGTCAATGGCAGCCCCGTGGCCGTGATCGGCAGGGATACCGTAACCGTGGCTTCCACAGTGCCCCAATCTTCCAACCACAGCGGCGGCCCGGGCGGCCCGGCCCCTTCTTTGAACCAAACCCTGCAGTGCCTGCTCTTCGTGCTGAGTGGCAGCTGCGCGCTCACGGCGTTTTATTTCCTGGGCCGGGCTTTCATTTTCGAGGTCCAGCTGAACAAGAAGAATTACGGGCGCCTCCCCCGCGAAGAGCCCCTGGAAACTGCTTCCACTGACAGCGATGAAGACACCGTCTTCGAGACCCGCCTCTACAAATGAGGCCGGCCGGAGCAGCCAAGCAACCCCGAGGTGCCTACCGGGCAGGGCGCGGGTGGGGGAGGTGGCTGACCCTCGGGGGGCTCTGAGATCCCCCCCTGCCCACACACCCAGGGCTAGGGATGGGAAAATGGGGGAGGCGGGAAAATGGGGGAGGCGAGAAAATGGGGGAGGCGGGAAAATGGGGGAGGCGGGAAAACGGGGGAGgtgggaaaatgggggagggagccCTCCAAAAACCAACTAGCTTGTCTTTCCTTGGGCCCCAGCCCGCAGCCCCATTCTGTAGAACCTACTGCAGCCAAGCAACCCCGAGGTGCCTACCGGGCAGGGCGCGGGTGGGGGAGGTGGCTGACCCTCGGGGGGCTCTGAGATCCCCCCCTGCCCACACACCCAGGGCTAGGGATGGGAAAATGGGGGAGGCGGGAAAATGGGGGAGGCGAGAAAATGGGGGAGGCGGGAAAATGGGGGAGGCGGGAAAACGGGGGAGGcaggaaaatgggggagggagccCTCCAAAAACCAACTGGCTTGTCTTTCCTTGGGCCCCAactcccagcccccagccccgTTCTGTAGAACCTACTGCAGCCAAGCAACCCCCTGAGGTGCCTCCCGGAcagggggcaggtgggggaggtAGCTGACCCTCGGGGGGCTCTGAGATCCCCCCCTGCCCACACACCCAGGGCTAGGGATgggaaaatgggggaggtgggaaatgggggaggtggtaaaatgggggaggtgggaaatgggggAGGCAGCCCTCCAAAAACCAACTGGCTTGTCTTTCCTTGGGCCCCAACTCTCAGCCCCCAGCCCCGTTCTGTAGAACCTACTGCAGCCTAGCAAAACCCTGAGGTGCCTCCCGGACAGGGGCGGGCAGTGAGGGGTGGCTGACACTTGGGGGTTCTGAGATCCCCCCTGCCCACACACCCAGGGATAGAGATGGGAAGGTGGGAGGAGGCGAGAAAATGAGGGAGGGGGCCCCAAAAACCAACTAGCTTGTCTTTCCTTGGGCCCCAGCCCGCAGCCCCATTCTGTAGAACCTACTGCAGCCAAGCAACCCCCTGAGGTGCCTCCCGGacagggggtgggtgggggaggtagCTGACCCTCGGGGGGCTCTGAGATCCCCCCTGCTCACACGCCCAGGGCTAGGGATGGGAAAATGCGGGAGGCGGGAAAATGCGGGAGGCGGGAAAATGCGGGAGGCGGGAAAATGGGGGAGGTgtgaaaatgggggagggagccCTCCAAAAACCAACTAGCTTGTCTTTCCTTGGGCCCCAGCCCGCAGCCCCATTCTGTAGAACCTACTGCAGCCAAGCAACCCCCTGAGGTGCCTCCCGGGAAAGGGGCGGGTCAGTGAGGGGTGGCTGACACTTGGGGGTTCTGAGATCCCCCCCTCCCTACACACCCAGGGATAGAGATGGGAAGgtgggaggagatgggaaggCAGGAGGAGGTGGCAAAAGGGGGAGGGGCCCCCCAAAACAACTGGCTTGTCTTTCCTTgggccccacccccagccccgtTCTGTAGAACCTACTGCAGCCAAGCAACCCCCTGAGGTGCCTCCCGGACAGGGGGCGGGTGGGGGAGGTAGCTGACCCTCGGGGGGCTCTGAGATCCCCCCTGCCCACACACCCAGGGCTAGGGATgggaaaatgggggaggtgggaaatgggggaggtggtaaaatgggggaggtgggaaatgggggAGGCAGCCCTCCAAAAACCAACTGGCTTGTCTTTCCTTGGGCCCCAactcccagcccccagccccgTTCTGTAGAACCTACTGCAGCCTAGCAAAACCCTGAGGTGCCTCCCGGACAGGGGCGGGCAGTGAGGGGTGGCTGACACTTGGGGGTTCTGAGATCCCCCCTGCCCACACACCCAGGGATAGAGATGGGAAGGTGGGAGGAGGCGAGAAAATGAGGGAGGGGGCCCCAAAAACCAACTAGCTTGTCTTTCCTTGGGCCCCAGCCCGCAGCCCCATTCTGTAGAACCTACTGCAGCCAAGCAACCCCCTGAGGTGCCTCCCGGacagggggtgggtgggggaggtagCTGACCCTCGGGGGGCTCTGAGATCCCCCCTGCTCACACGCCCAGGGCTAGGGATGGGAAAATGCGGGAGGCGGGAAAATGCGGGAGGCGGGAAAATGCGGGAGGCgggaaaatgggggaggtgggaaaatgggggagggagccCTCCAAAAACCAACTAGCTTGTCTTTCCTTGGGCCCCAGCCCGCAGCCCCATTCTGTAGAACCTACTGCAGCCAAGCAACCCCCTGAGGTGCCTCCCGGGAAAGGGGCGGGTCAGTGAGGGGTGGCTGACACTTGGGGGTTCTGAGATCCCCCCCTCCCTACACACCCAGGGATAGAGATGGGAAGgtgggaggagatgggaaggCAGGAGGAGGTGGCAAAAGGGGGAGGGGCCCCCAAAACAACTGGCTTGTCTTTCCTTgggccccacccccagccccgtTCTGTAGAACCTACTGCAGCCAAGCAACCCCCTGAGGTGCCTCCCGGACAGGGGGCGGGTGGGGGAGGTAGCTGACCCTCGGGGGGCTCTGAGATCCCCCCTGCCCACACACCCAGGGCTAGGGATGGGAAAATGGGGGAGGCgggaaaatgggggaggtgggaaatgggggagggagccCTCCAAAAACCAACTGGCTTGTCTTTCCTTGGGCCCCAactcccagcccccagccccgTTCTGTAGAACCTACTGCAGCCTAGCAAAACCCTGAGGTGCCTCCCGGACAGGGGCGGGCAGTGAGGGGTGGCTGACACTTGGGGGTTCTGAGATCCCCCCTGCCCACACACCCAGGGCTAAGGATGGGAAGGTGGGAGGAGGCGAGAAAATGAGGGAGGGGGCCCCAAAAACCAACTGGCTTGTCTTTGCTTGGGCCCCAGCTCCCAGCCCCGTTCTGTAGGCCCCACTGCAGCCTAACCACCCCCTGAGGTGCCTGGGAGGGGAGTAGTGGCTTACCCTTGGGTGGCTATGAGATCCCCCCTGCCCACACACCCAGGGATAGGGATGGGAAGGTGGGAGCAGGTGAGAAAGTGAGGGAGTGGCCCCCCAAAAATCAACTGGCTTGTCCTTCCTTGGGACCTAGCCCCCAGCCTGGTTCTATAGACCCCACCTCAGTCTAGCAACCCCTCGAGGTGCCTCCCTGGCAGGGGGCGGGTGGGGGAGGTGGTTGACCCTTGGCAGGCTCTGAGATCCCCCCTACCCACACACCCAGGGCTAGGGATGGGAAGGTGGTAGGAGGTgggaaaatgggggaggtgggaaatgggggagggagccCCCAAAAAACAATTGGCTTGTCTTTCCTTGGGCTCCaacccccagcccccagccccttcTGTGGACCCCAACACAGCCTAGCAACCCCCCGAGGTGCCTCCCGGGCAGGGGGCGGGTGGGTGAGGTGGTTGACCCTCGGGGGACTCTGAGATCCCCCTTGCCCACACACCCAGGGATAGGGATGGGAAGGTGGGAGCAGGTGGGAAAATGAGGGAGGGGCCCCCCAAAAATCAACTGGCTTGTCTTTCCTTGGGACCCAGCCCCCAGCCCTATTCTGTAGGCCCCACTGCATCCTAGACACCCCCTGAGGTGCCTGGGGGGGGAGCGTCTGACTCTTGGGGGGGGGGCTATGAGATCCCCCCTGCCCATACACCCAGGGATAGGAATGGGAAAGTGGGAGCAGgtgggaaaatgggggagggggcccCCAAAAACCAACTGGCTTGTCTTTCCTTGGGACCCAGGCCCCAGCCCCGTTTTGTAGACCCCACTGCAGCCTAGCCACCCCCTGAGGTGCTTGGGGGAGGGTGGCTGACCCTTGGGCAGGGTATGAGATCTGCCCTGCCCACACACCCAGGGCTAGAGATGGGGAGTCGGGAGGTGGCAAAATGGGGAGGGCCCCCCTAAAACCAAGTAGCTTGTCTTTCCTTGGGCCCCACCTCCAGCCCCATTCTGTAGACCCCACCACAGCCTAGGAACCCCCTGAGGTGCCTACCGGGCAGGGGGTTGGGCAGCGAGGGGTGGCTGACACTTGGGGGTCTTTGAGATCCCCTCTCCCTACACACCCAGGACTAGGAATGGGAAGGtgggaggaggtgggaaaatGGGGGAGGCCCCCCCAAAACCAACTGGCTTGTCTTTCCTTGGGCCCCACTCCCAGCCCCGTTCTGTAGATCCCACTGCAGCCTAGCCACCCCCTGAGGTGCTTGGGGGAGGGTGGCTGACCCTTGGGCAGGGTATGAGATCTGCCCTGCCCACACACCCAGGGCTAGAGATGGGGAGTCGGGAGGTGGCAAAATGGGGAGGGCCCCCCTAAAACCAAGTAGCTTGTCTTTCCTTGGGCCCCACCTCCAGCCCCATTCTGTAGACCCCACCACAGCCTAGGAACCCCCTGAGCTGCCTACTGGGCAGGGGGTTGGGCAGCGAGGGGGGGCTGACACTTGGGGGTCTTTGAGATCCCCTCTCCCTACACACCCAGGACCAGGGATGGAAGGtgggaggaggtgggaaaatAGGGGAGGAGCCCCCAAAACCAATCAGCTTGTCTTTGCTTGGGACCCAGCTCCCACCCCGTTCTCTAGACCCCACTGCAGCCTAGGAACCCCCTGAGGTGCCTCCCGGGCAGGGGCAGGGCAGCGAGGGGTGGCTGACACTTGGGGGGCTCTGAGATCCCCCCTCCCTACACACCCAGGGCTAGAGATGGGAAGGCGGGAGGTGGCAAATGGGGGAgggccccccccaaaaaaaccaagtAGCTTGTCGTTCCCTGGGACCCACCTCCAGCCCCATTCTGTAGACCCCACCTTAGTCTAGGAACCCCCTGAGGTGCTTACCAGGCAGGGGGTGGGGCAGCGGGGGTGGCTGACCCTTGAGGGGCTCTGAgatcccccctccccacataccCAGAGCTAGGGATGggaaggctgggggtggggtttgtgttgggaggaggtgggaaaatggaggtggaggaaaaatgggggagggagctCCCAAAACCAAGTAGCTTGTCTTTCCTTGGGCTCCACCCCCAGCCCCGTTCTGTGGATCCCACCGCAGCCCCCTTAGGTGCCTACCCGGCAGGGGGCGGGACAGCGGGGGGCGGTGTTTGATCCTTGGGGTACTCTGAgatcccccctccccacataccCAGGGCTGGAGATGGGAAGgcgtggggggaggaggagagtgagaggggaggtgggaaaaTGGAGGAGGGGGCGCTCAAAACCAACTGGCTTGTCTTTCCTTgggccccaccccccagccctgtTCTATAGATCCCACGGCAGCGTAGCAACCCCTCGCGGTGCCTGGTGAGGCAGTGGAGGATGGGGCGGGGTGCAGCTGACCCTTGGGAGGCTCTGAGATCCCCTCTCCCCACACACGCAGGGCTATGGATGGGGAGGCTCGACAAGGTGGAAAaatggggggtggagagaggggctGGAAAAACCAACTGTCTTGTCTTTCTTTGGTCCCTACCCCCAGCCTCATTCTGTAGACCCACCGAAGCCTGGTAGCATCAAGATATCTTCTTAGCAACACTCCACAAGTGACGTTACAGAAGTATGCTCCTGCCCAGATCGAGACAACTGGAGACCAACCACCGACATGTTCTGTTCATGGGCGGAGCCGggcattattatttttgttaccaTCTACCTGTATCAGTCAGATGATAATTATGTAGCAACATCAAATGGATGTGAGCCACAGGCATTCTCAGATCAGCACGTGGCTAAAGGTTAAATTCAATTTGGTCTCCTTAGAAAATGCAGTTCCATCAGAAGACTTGCCCCAGGCCCAGGTGTTGCCAACAtcttaattatattttgaaatacaaatggCTTTGTGTCATCCATTGCTTGGCTCTCCTTCTGCCCTTTAGTTCCAGGTTGTTCCCTAGTTAGGTGGCCTAATACAACACAGGTTAGAGATTTGAACCACAGAAGTCCTCTTATATTCACCCCATGTATTTCGAACACATGTTTTAATATACAATAAAAGGCCACAATACTCTTTAAGTCTTTAAAGGAAATAAACGTTATTACTTCCGTTAGCTGTTTGTCATTTATTTCATGCTGTAGCATACGTTTGTGATGAATTTATTTGCACTGTAAGTAAGCGTGCCCAGACAAGGAAGTCCTCGAGGATGGCTCTACTCTCTTCACTGATAAGGTAATAGAGGTCCCAGGCCCTGCTTCCAAATCGGATAGAAATTTCATAGAGAGCTAGGGCCAATCCCTTCACTTCCACTTGGTTCCAAACTTCCTTTTGCACAAGTAAAACAGGGTACTTGCCCGAATGAGAGTTGGAAAGCGCCAAGAGGGGCTTCcggctcttctttttctccttctcccccttcccatccctcAAATATCCACTTCGGTGCCATAGTGCCTGAAATCCCCCCCCATACATTCTTTTGTGTTAAATGGTCCCTTTCTGAGGGCCCTTATTTAGTATCCCTGGGAAGGGGGCATATTATACCACTAAGAACAGGAAAAGGGGTTGAGGCCTGCAGGGCAGTAGTAGGAACTTCCTTACCTACAAAGGCAGGGGGAGGCTTAACCAGGACTCAGACATGCCAAGAGGAACCTGAGAAGAGCCACGTATCCCAGTGTTGTTCTGACATGCCAATTCATCTTCAGGGTGGTTTAAATAAAAGTTAAAGCTGAGTCTGGAGAAATTGATTTGTCTGAACAGAATTCAGCAGTGAAATATGTTGTCTCCTAGGCTGGTTGAAAACCAAAGCTCAGGTCTTCTCC
Proteins encoded in this window:
- the LOC118832649 gene encoding protein FAM174C-like, encoding MSVRWAGAGRRRQRLRPHRWPLAMGPRLLLLVLLCKGWPWAWASEAPMPATLPPPPSARGVNGSPVAVIGRDTVTVASTVPQSSNHSGGPGGPAPSLNQTLQCLLFVLSGSCALTAFYFLGRAFIFEVQLNKKNYGRLPREEPLETASTDSDEDTVFETRLYK